One genomic segment of Methanobacterium spitsbergense includes these proteins:
- a CDS encoding L-threonylcarbamoyladenylate synthase — translation MKIIKINEDIPESDKIEIARNVMKQGSIIVYPTDTVYGIGANILDEKAILKVFSIKKRPKNKPLSICVSRIQDIKKIAYMDLKTEEVVAKILPGPFTLILKKKNNVSPFLSAGSNKIGIRIPDNKVCRELSKDFPITSTSANISGHDIPESTEEVLKQLGSSVDMILDAGICKHGIPSTVIDMTVYPPEIIRKGAGYEVFIESMI, via the coding sequence ATGAAGATCATAAAAATAAATGAAGATATTCCAGAATCCGATAAAATAGAAATTGCCAGAAATGTAATGAAGCAAGGTTCTATAATAGTTTATCCTACAGATACAGTTTATGGAATTGGGGCTAACATATTAGATGAGAAAGCAATTTTAAAGGTTTTTTCAATTAAAAAAAGGCCTAAAAATAAACCATTATCAATATGTGTTTCAAGAATTCAGGACATAAAAAAGATTGCATATATGGATTTAAAAACCGAAGAGGTTGTAGCTAAAATCCTACCGGGGCCATTCACATTAATTTTAAAGAAAAAGAATAATGTATCACCTTTTTTGTCAGCAGGTAGTAACAAAATAGGAATTCGAATTCCTGATAACAAAGTTTGTAGAGAGCTCTCAAAGGATTTCCCAATTACAAGTACTAGTGCTAATATATCAGGTCATGATATTCCAGAATCAACTGAAGAAGTATTAAAACAGTTAGGATCTTCGGTTGATATGATATTGGATGCAGGTATATGTAAACATGGGATACCATCAACTGTAATTGATATGACCGTATATCCTCCTGAAATAATTCGTAAAGGAGCAGGATACGAAGTATTTATCGAATCAATGATTTAG
- the radB gene encoding DNA repair and recombination protein RadB: MKVLSDLNENGKIPTGSPIDVIMGGGIEKGCLTQFYGPPGSGKTNIVLQLLVCCAKNGDKAIFIDTEGGLSIERVKQISNNQFDGFANNILIFEPTSFNEQIEVLKKVEDLLDSKREKVELIILDSAVALYRLKEGDSTQTNRELGQQMALLSRIARKHNIAVVITNHIYSVFDGDGVIEPVGGTILKYWSKIVVELVRANGLGERSAILKRHRSRPEGLRARFRIVDHGIE; the protein is encoded by the coding sequence ATGAAGGTTTTATCGGATTTGAATGAGAATGGGAAGATACCTACAGGATCCCCTATTGATGTTATTATGGGTGGGGGAATAGAAAAAGGTTGTTTAACCCAGTTTTACGGGCCTCCAGGTTCTGGGAAGACCAATATAGTTTTACAGCTACTTGTTTGCTGTGCTAAAAATGGTGATAAGGCCATATTTATAGATACCGAGGGCGGATTATCTATAGAGCGAGTTAAACAAATATCAAACAACCAATTTGATGGATTTGCAAATAATATATTAATATTCGAACCAACAAGCTTTAATGAACAAATCGAAGTATTGAAGAAGGTAGAAGATCTTCTGGATTCTAAGCGAGAAAAGGTGGAATTAATTATATTGGATTCTGCAGTTGCACTCTACCGTCTTAAAGAGGGTGATTCAACTCAAACTAACCGTGAACTTGGTCAACAAATGGCTTTACTATCAAGAATCGCTAGAAAACATAATATTGCAGTGGTTATAACTAATCATATATATTCTGTGTTTGATGGGGATGGAGTTATTGAGCCAGTTGGAGGAACTATTCTTAAATATTGGAGCAAGATAGTAGTTGAACTTGTACGTGCCAATGGCCTTGGTGAAAGGTCTGCAATATTAAAAAGGCATCGAAGCAGGCCTGAAGGTCTCAGGGCTCGTTTCAGAATTGTTGATCATGGAATTGAATAA